A stretch of the Tachysurus vachellii isolate PV-2020 chromosome 26, HZAU_Pvac_v1, whole genome shotgun sequence genome encodes the following:
- the ncf1 gene encoding neutrophil cytosol factor 1 isoform X2, with the protein MAELYVQHIELLGFEKRFYPSQHYVYMVMVKWSDLSEKLIYRKYPEIHIFHKSLKEMFPIEAGDIDPKDRIIPTLPAPKWLDSQKSAETRQGTLSEYFQTLLNLPSKISHCQLVRDFFKVRPDDESPPAPHLQKRNETFVLSRDRARTTTSEITGPIMLETYRVIADYSKTSKYELNLKAGDLVDIVEKSSNGWWFCQCETQRGWAPASYLEPLDQPDESEEEEPNYAGELYKTTKAYKAAEEDEISLEVGEIVEVIHKLLDGWWVVRKGEETGHYPSMFLWSTGERKEVEAVSSPTNRNTPPPRRSTIRNAQSIHAKGRQRISQDTYRRQSRKFLQQRGRLLSQPRKNSKSTAEENPDNAKEAAIKEEAKKTPKIPPRPSHELIMERCTENTRKRISIHAN; encoded by the exons ATGGCAGAACTATATGTGCAACACATAGAGCTTTTGGGCTTTGAGAAAAGGTTCTATCCAAGCCAACATTAT GTGTACATGGTCATGGTGAAATGGAGCGATCTGTCGGAAAAACTGATCTACAGAAAATATCCAGAAATTCATATTTTTCAC AAATCTCTAAAGGAGATGTTCCCGATCGAGGCAGGTGACATCGATCCTAAAGATCGTATAATTCCAACTTTGCCAG CTCCAAAATGGCTCGACAGCCAGAAATCAGCCGAGACCAGACAAGGAACTCTGTCGGAATACTTTCAAACACTGCTTAACCTGCCTTCAAAGATCTCCCACTGTCAGCTAGTCAGAGACTTCTTTAAAGTACGGCCAGATGATGAGAGTCCACCAGCTCCTCATCT ACAAAAACGTAACGAGACCTTTGTCCTGTCCAGGGATAGAGCAAGGACCACCACCTCTG AAATCACAGGTCCAATCATGCTGGAAACCTACAGAGTGATTGCAGATTACAGCAAAACCTCAAAGTATGAGCTCAACCTGAAAGCAGGAGATTTAGTGGACATTGTGGAGAAAAGTTCCAATG gtTGGTGGTTCTGCCAGTGTGAAACACAGAGAGGATGGGCTCCAGCCTCCTATCTAGAACCACTAGATCAACCTGATGAGTCTGAGGAGGAGGAGCCCAATTATGCAG GAGAGCTGTACAAAACCACAAAAGCCTACAAAGCAGCGGAGGAAGATGAGATCAGCCTAGAGGTTGGAGAAATCGTTGAGGTCATCCATAAGCTACTGGATGGCTGGTGGGTGGTCAG aaaaggagaggagaCAGGGCACTACCCCTCCATGTTCCTTTGGAGTACCGgggaaagaaaggaagtggagGCTGTAAGTAGCCCTACCAACAGGAACACTCCACCACCCAGGAG ATCGACTATACGCAACGCCCAGAGCATCCATGCCAAAGGTCGCCAACGAATCAGCCAAGACACATACCGCAGACAGAGTCGCAAATTCTTACAGCAGCGAGGGAGACTCTTGTCCCAGCCGAGGAAAAACTCCAAATCTACGGCAGAGGAAAATCCAG ACAATGCAAAAGAAGCTGCCATAAAAGAAGAGGCAAAGAAAACCCCAAAAATACCTCCAAGGCCTAGCCATGAGCTCATTATGGAGCGCTGCACGGAGAACACACGCAAGAGAATCAGCATCCATGCCAACTGA
- the rcc1l gene encoding RCC1-like G exchanging factor-like protein, translated as MAFICSRVRPRVVLSYRLFSSVAKSRDREARDEVPVFRYVGERRKPSEKVFVWGFSYTGALGIPSFVVPDSGRKKPRKYQLTPYRLDTEQKISSAACGYGFTLLASKTKDITKVWGMGLNKDSQLGFQRTQHDRHKSYEYVLEPSAVSLPLENPQETRVLQVSCGRAHSLVLTDSEGVFSMGNNAYGQCGRKIIEDEVYSGSHVVHKIEGFDSRVIQVVCGQDHSLFLNESGSVYACGWGADGQTGLGHHNKSALPVRVGGDLEGVRVQQVSTYGDCSLAVSEEGHVFGWGNSEYRQLASVTDTTQVSFPRLLPLKGVGKVTQAACGGTQVAVLNEDGEVFVWGYGILGKGPNLSEAETPEKVPSTLFGKSEFNPMVKVSHIRCGLNHFAAITDRGELFVWGKNVRGCLGIGKRDDQYFPWRVTVPGHVVDVACGVDHMVALVKSLI; from the exons ATGGCGTTCATTTGTTCTCGTGTTCGACCCCGAGTTGTTTTGAGCTACCGTTTATTTTCCTCCGTAGCGAAAAGCAGAGACAGAGAAGCCCGAGACGAAGTGCCCGTATTCCGCTATGTAGGAGAGCGCAGGAAGCCCAGtgagaaagtgtttgtgtggggCTTCAGCTACACCGGAGCGCTCGGCATTCCCAGTTTTGTGGTTCCTGACAGCGGCAGGAAAAAGCCGAGAAAATACCAACTGACCCCTTACCGCCTCGACACGGAGCAAAAG atcTCTTCAGCAGCCTGTGGTTATGGCTTCACATTACTGGCATCGAAAACAAAAGACATCACCAAAGTGTGGGGTATGGGCCTCAACAAAGATTCCCAGCTGGGCTTCCAACGCACCCAACACGACCGGC ATAAAAGTTATGAATATGTCCTGGAGCCATCCGCTGTGTCTCTGCCGCTGGAGAACCCTCAGGAGACACGCGTCCTACAGGTTTCCTGTGGTCGAGCTCACTCTTTAGTGCTCACAGACTCTGAAGGAG TGTTCAGCATGGGTAATAATGCCTATGGCCAGTGTGGAAGGAAAATTATTGAGGATGAAGTTTACAG TGGCAGCCATGTTGTCCACAAGATAGAGGGATTTGATAGTCGAGTTATTCAG GTGGTGTGTGGGCAGGACCACAGTTTATTTCTGAATGAATCAGGATCTGTGTATGCCTGCGGCTGGGGGGCGGATGGACAGACAG GTCTCGGCCATCATAACAAGTCTGCGTTACCTGTCCGAGTCGGTGGTGACCTGGAAGGGGTCAGAGTTCAGCAGGTGAGCACGTATGGAGATTGCAGCCTGGCCGTGTCCGAAGAAGGTCATGTCTTTGGCTGGGGGAACTCAGAGTACCGACAACTCGCCTCCGTCACCGACACCACACAG GTCAGCTTTCCACGTCTGCTTCCTCTTAAAGGAGTAGGTAAGGTGACACAGGCAGCATGTGGAGGAACACAGGTCGCTGTACTCAACG AGGATGGAGAAGTATTTGTGTGGGGATATGGAATCCTGGGAAAAGGGCCTAATCTCTCTGAAGCAGAGACCCCAGAGAAAGTGCCGTCGACACTTTTTGGGAAATCTGAATTCAACCCAATGGTTAAAGTGTCTCACATTCGCTGTGGCCTCAACCACTTTGCAGCCATCACAG atCGCGGTGAGCTGTTTGTCTGGGGCAAGAACGTGCGAGGATGTCTTGGCATCGGGAAACGGGACGATCAGTATTTTCCATGGCGG GTGACTGTACCAGGTCATGTGGTGGACGTCGCATGTGGTGTGGATCATATGGTGGCGCTGGTCAAGTCTCTCATATGA
- the polr2j gene encoding DNA-directed RNA polymerase II subunit RPB11-a: MNAPPAFESFLLFEGEKKITITKDTKVPNACLFTLNKEDHTLGNIIRSQLLKDPQVLFAGYKVPHPLEHKVVIRVQTTPDYSPQEAFTNAITDLISELSLLEERFRVAIKDKQEGIE; this comes from the exons ATGAACGCGCCGCCGGCCTTCGagtcatttttgttgtttgagggtgagaaaaa AATTACAATAACAAAGGACACTAAGGTGCCAAATGCTTGTTTGTTCACGCTGAATAAAGAAGACCACACGCTGGGAAACATTATCAGATC acagCTGCTGAAGGATCCTCAGGTGTTGTTTGCTGGCTACAAGGTTCCCCATCCACTGGAGCACAAGGTTGTGATTCGGGTCCAGACGACGCCAGACTACAGTCCTCAGGAAGCCTTTACAAATGCCATCACTGATCTGATCAGCGAACTGTCGCTTCTGGAGGAAAGGTTCAGG GTTGCCATCAAAGACAAACAGGAGGGAATTGAATGA
- the ncf1 gene encoding neutrophil cytosol factor 1 isoform X1, with the protein MAELYVQHIELLGFEKRFYPSQHYVYMVMVKWSDLSEKLIYRKYPEIHIFHKSLKEMFPIEAGDIDPKDRIIPTLPAPKWLDSQKSAETRQGTLSEYFQTLLNLPSKISHCQLVRDFFKVRPDDESPPAPHLQKRNETFVLSRDRARTTTSEITGPIMLETYRVIADYSKTSKYELNLKAGDLVDIVEKSSNGWWFCQCETQRGWAPASYLEPLDQPDESEEEEPNYAGELYKTTKAYKAAEEDEISLEVGEIVEVIHKLLDGWWVVRKGEETGHYPSMFLWSTGERKEVEAVSSPTNRNTPPPRRSTIRNAQSIHAKGRQRISQDTYRRQSRKFLQQRGRLLSQPRKNSKSTAEENPEDNAKEAAIKEEAKKTPKIPPRPSHELIMERCTENTRKRISIHAN; encoded by the exons ATGGCAGAACTATATGTGCAACACATAGAGCTTTTGGGCTTTGAGAAAAGGTTCTATCCAAGCCAACATTAT GTGTACATGGTCATGGTGAAATGGAGCGATCTGTCGGAAAAACTGATCTACAGAAAATATCCAGAAATTCATATTTTTCAC AAATCTCTAAAGGAGATGTTCCCGATCGAGGCAGGTGACATCGATCCTAAAGATCGTATAATTCCAACTTTGCCAG CTCCAAAATGGCTCGACAGCCAGAAATCAGCCGAGACCAGACAAGGAACTCTGTCGGAATACTTTCAAACACTGCTTAACCTGCCTTCAAAGATCTCCCACTGTCAGCTAGTCAGAGACTTCTTTAAAGTACGGCCAGATGATGAGAGTCCACCAGCTCCTCATCT ACAAAAACGTAACGAGACCTTTGTCCTGTCCAGGGATAGAGCAAGGACCACCACCTCTG AAATCACAGGTCCAATCATGCTGGAAACCTACAGAGTGATTGCAGATTACAGCAAAACCTCAAAGTATGAGCTCAACCTGAAAGCAGGAGATTTAGTGGACATTGTGGAGAAAAGTTCCAATG gtTGGTGGTTCTGCCAGTGTGAAACACAGAGAGGATGGGCTCCAGCCTCCTATCTAGAACCACTAGATCAACCTGATGAGTCTGAGGAGGAGGAGCCCAATTATGCAG GAGAGCTGTACAAAACCACAAAAGCCTACAAAGCAGCGGAGGAAGATGAGATCAGCCTAGAGGTTGGAGAAATCGTTGAGGTCATCCATAAGCTACTGGATGGCTGGTGGGTGGTCAG aaaaggagaggagaCAGGGCACTACCCCTCCATGTTCCTTTGGAGTACCGgggaaagaaaggaagtggagGCTGTAAGTAGCCCTACCAACAGGAACACTCCACCACCCAGGAG ATCGACTATACGCAACGCCCAGAGCATCCATGCCAAAGGTCGCCAACGAATCAGCCAAGACACATACCGCAGACAGAGTCGCAAATTCTTACAGCAGCGAGGGAGACTCTTGTCCCAGCCGAGGAAAAACTCCAAATCTACGGCAGAGGAAAATCCAG AAGACAATGCAAAAGAAGCTGCCATAAAAGAAGAGGCAAAGAAAACCCCAAAAATACCTCCAAGGCCTAGCCATGAGCTCATTATGGAGCGCTGCACGGAGAACACACGCAAGAGAATCAGCATCCATGCCAACTGA